The Intrasporangium calvum DSM 43043 sequence TTCGACCACGTCTGGACGACCGACTCGGAGCGGCTGCCCGACTATGAGCGCGACCTGGGCCACGACCGGGTCGGCGTGCTCCCGTTCGCGGCGCAGCAGTCGATCCACAACCCCGTCCGGCCGTCGAGGGGTCACCAAGCCCGCGACATCGCCTTCGCGGGCATGTACTTCGCGCACAAGTACCCCGAGCGTCGCGAGCAGATGGATCTCCTCCTCGGGGCGGCTGAGCGTGTCTCGTCCCGTATGCCGCTGGGCTTGGAGATCTTCTCGCGTCATCTTGGGGGGGACGACCGTTACCAGTTCCCGGGGTCGCTGGGTGACCGGGTCGTCGGCTCACTCTCGTATGAGCAGACGCTGTCGGCATACCGCGGCTACAAGATGTTCCTCAACGTGAACTCGGTGGTGGGCTCACCGAGCATGTGCGCGCGGCGCATCTTCGAGATCACGGCCTGCGGCACGCCGGTCGTCTCCACGCCGAGCGCGGCCATCGGGGGGTTCTTCCCGGGCGACGAGGTCGTGCAGGTCTCCGAGCCGCGGGAGGCGGAGTGGACGTTGCGTGCTCTGTACAACAGCCCGGAGCTGCGCGACCGGATGGTGCACAGTGCCCAGCGGCGGATCTGGGCCGAGCACACCTACACGCGTCGGGTCGACGAGGTCCTGGCCGGGGCGGGGTTCGCGGCGCACCGGGTCAAGCGGCCGACCGTGAGCGCGCTGGTCTCGACGAACCGCCCGCACCAGCTCGACCACGTCCTCTCCACTCTCGCGGCCCAACAAGACGTCGACCTCGAGGTCGCCGTGCTCACCCATGGCTTCGAGGGGGCTTCCGCCGTCCGAGACAAGGCTCGGTCGCTCGGGATCGAGCACCTCGTCACGCTGGAGGCCCCGGCCGACGTCCCGCTCGGCGCGTGTCTGAACCGACTGGTTGCCGCAGCCTCAGGCGACCTGGTCGCCAAGATCGACGACGACGATCTATACGGTCCGCACTACCTCCGCGACCAGCTCAACGCCCTCGACTATTCCGGCGCCGATGTGGTCGGCAAGCAGGCGCACCACATGTACCTCAAGGCCGAGGACCTGACGATCGTCCGCTTCCCGGAGCGGGAGCACCGCTTCACCGACTTCGTCATGGGCCCGACCATCGTCACCTCGCGCGCCGTCGCCGTCGTCAACCCGTTCCCCGAGGTCCGTAGGGGAGAGGACACCGGCTTCCTCAGGGGAGTCAGTGACGCGGGGGCGCAGATCTACTCAACGGACCGCTTCGGCTTCATCCAAATCCGGAACACTCACGCTGGCGCCCACACCTGGGAGTCGGGAGCGTACGAGCTGCTATCAAGCGGTCGTGTCCTCGCTTCCGGCAACATGAACGGTCACGTCATGCGCTGAGTTTCTCAGAGACCGAAGGGAAAAGACTCCGTCAGTGACCTGAGCGGGAGCATAGAGCGGTGTTCTGGGCCTTGATGAAGTCCAGTGGCGACCCATTCGGGTGTGTCCGATGAACGGTGTTTCCGGCACTTGATTCCTACAGGTTCTCCGCCGCCGGCATGCGGTCGGCGAAGGTGACGGCGAAGGCGTTCAGTGCCGGCTTCCACCGTGTGATCCATCGTGCCTGCCCGAGGCCCTTGGGGTCCAGTCCTCGGGTGACCAGGTAGAGGCACTTGAGCGCGGCCTGCTCGGTTGGGAAGTGCCCGCGCGCCCCCACGGCCCTGCGATACCTGGCGTTGAGGCTCTCGATCGCATTGGTGGAGAAGAGAACCCGCATTATCTCGACGTCGTAAGCCAGGAACGGGGTGAACTCCTCCCACGCCGCCCGCCACAGCTTGGGGATGGCTGGGTAGGGTTTGCCCCACTTCTCCTCCAGCTCCTCGAACGTGGCCCAGGCCGCCTCGGCCGTGGGTGCCGTGTAGATCACCCGCAGATCCCGCGCGAGCTGGTCCCAGTACCTGCGTGAGGCGTAGCGCAGGGTGGCCCGGATCAGGTGGATCACGCACGCCTGCACGATCGCCTGAGGGAAGACCGCGGTGACCGCGTCCGGCAGGCCCTTCAGACCATCACAGACGACGAAGAAGACGTCTCGCACGCCGCGGTTGCGCAGGTCGGTGAGCACGTTCATCCAGAACTTCGCCGACTCGCCGCCGCCGTGCCCGGCCCACAGACCGAGCACGTCCCGGTGACCGGCAAGGTCGACCCCGATCGCGACGTAGTACGGCTGGTTGCCGACCTGCCCGTCGCGGACCTTGACATAGATGGCGTCGATGAAGACCGCCGCGTAGACCGCCTGCAGCGGCCGTGAGGACCAGGCCTGCATCTGCTCGACCACCGCGTCGGTGATCCGCGAGATCGTGTCCTTGGAGATGGAAGCGCCGTACACCTCGGCGAAGTGCGCCGAGATCTCACCGGTGGTCAACCCCTTGGCGTACAAGGAGATCGCGACCGCGTCCACGTCGTTCAGGCGCCGCTGCCGCTTCCTGACGATGACCGGCGCGAACGTGCCGGCCCGGTCCCGCGGCACCTCGATCGTCACCTCGCCCGCGGCGTCGGTCAGCACCGTCTTGGGCCGGGTGCCATTGCGGATGTTGCTGCCACCCTCGGCCGGGGCGCCGTGCCTCTCTCGTGGCCCAGGTGTTCGGTCATCTCCTCCTGCAGAGCGGACTCGAGCACCGTCTTGGTGATCGACTTGAGCAGCCCGTCCGGGCCGGTCAGGTCCTCACCCCTGGCGCGAGCGGCCTTGACCAGCTCACGCACCGCAGCCCGCTCAGCCTCACCAGGCTTGGCGGCCTTCACCGCTTCCTTGGGCATCAAGCTCATGCCCTCGAGTGTCTCGGTCATCAGGTGACCAGCCTTCCTCGCCGACCACGTCGGCGTGTCGGCCAGAAACACCGTTCAACGGACAGTCCCACCCATTCAACGTTTTGGTGCGTGCTCCGCCCCGTGGCAAAGCAGTATTCGTCGTACTTGAAGTTGCGATCTGTCGCGGACCTCAGGTCATCCCTGTAGGAGCGGGGCCGTGTCAAGAGCGTTCGGAGGTTGTTCTTGGCCGGCCCGGACCGTTGCTGGGCATGACTGGGTGGGCGTCGGGGTCAAGGCTCGAGCGGAGCTCGACCGCGTAGCGGCCGAAGGGCCTTGGGGCCGGCGCCCGGCGAGTCGACAATGTGGGGACGGCGGGCCCGCCGAGAGGTAGTGGTCGTTCTGGACTTTGGTCCTCACCTCGCGGGGTGGAAATCCCATTGGGGTAGGTGCCTCGTCAGTGCTGATGCGGTGCAGGGTGGACAGCCCGTCGTGGGTGTCAGTCATCCCTTCGCCACCGGAGCCGGTGGCATGACGTGGTGCGTGGGGTCTTGGCCGGTGTGGTCAATCAGAACGCGCGACCGCGCCCAACAGCTCGGGGGGTCATGACCTGCACGACCGAGCATCGACCAAGAAGAGTGAGGACGGTCATGCCGCGCCCCGGTGGGTCAGGACGCGGACGTGCCCGTCGCGTAACGCGTGGTAGACGTGCTCGAGCTGACGGCGGGCGGCAGCGACCGTGCCGATGTTCTTGCCCCGCTTGGCGGCGACCCGTTCGCGGAGTGGCCCGGCGCCGGTCAGGGGGCCGAGCCGTTTGACCGACTCGATCGCGGCCCACCACACCAGCCTCGAGCCTTGCTTGGTGATCCGCCCCCGCCGGACGTGGGTGTCCGACTCGTGGTGCTTGGGGGTCAGCCCGGCCCACGACGTCAGATGCGCGGCACTCTTGAAGCGGGTCACGTCGCCGATCTCGGCGACCAGCGGAGAGCGGGCCTCGTTCGGCGTGTCGCCTGCGCGAGGCGAATATCGAGTTGGTGCGAATGCGGCCAATGTATTGGTTGAGGGCAAGATCCCTAGCGTAGGACCTCTACTGTGCACTCCCTGCTCTCCTCAGGCTGCGCGACGTCTCGAGTGCCTGCTGCCTCCCTGAGTGTAACCACGCCATCTCGACGAAGCTCGACCAGTAAGGGCCGAGCAAGTGTCGAGCCCCGGCGAGCAGGTGCAGGTCTACCACGCTGGATCGGATCCCCTCGAAGGTGTTGTACTGGCCCTTGTCGCCAAGGGCGACGGTCATTGGGAACTCGGAGAGAATGGCTGACTGGACTTCGGGCTCATCACATGAGAGGAAGAACCGCGTTTCAGGCTGGTCGGTGATCATCTCCCGCATGCGGGTTGTGAACCATGACACCGGTGACGCGGCAAGGGTCTTGGCATGCGTTTTCTCGTTCACGCGGATCTGCACCCCAACGTACGGACCGGGTAGAAACTCGCGGCGGAACCGGGAGATACGCTCCGCGAGCTCCGCGACGGGCTGAAGGGAAGCAAAGATCTCTGACCATTCGCGCTCCGTCCCGTCTCCTCGTATGGCGGATCCCGAGCGGACGCACCAGAGGTCCCGATCGCGCAGGGAAGTGAGGTCGTCCGCCTCCGTTAGGTCGGCGGGCATGCCCTCGGCGGGGACCCGGACCGCCTCGTACTGCCATAAGTCCGTCAGCGCGGCGCCGAAGTGACTCCCCACATGCCATGAGTAGTAGAAATGCCGACCTTCCGCCTCCGCGACGGCCTGCGCAGAAAGGGTGAAGCGGATGCGGTTGCCGAGCCCGGCCCAGGGCGCGTTGACGGCGACCATCGCGGGCGTCTCGATGGCGGTGGTCATCGGCGTAAGGTAGCACGCGGCACAACCTCACCTGCCAAACGCGTAGCGCCGCCCATCCCTGTGGGGGCAGGGGAGGCGGAGGGAAGGGGTCGCGTGCAGGGCGAGCGATGGCGTCGCACCACCCGGCGTGGCGATCCTCCAGAACGGCGAGACCATCAGGAGTGGACGCCTGATAGGCTCGCCGACCGCTATGCGTCATACGGGTCAGTTGAATCGAAGCGCGAGGATCAGGGTGAGAACCGTCTACAGGTGTCGCTTGCCAGCGTGATGGGACCACCTCGTTGCCACGAGCATGGGACCACCTGGAGGTGTCAGTGAGCATGCTGGGCCTCGCTTGTTTCGTCAAGGATGACGCGCTGTCGTTGCCGGTGTGAGGGGCCCTCGATGATCAGGTGGTGCGCGCCGGAGGTGAGCCGGTCGATGGCCGACTGGGCGAGCAGGGCGTCGGTGGTCATGGCGAGCCATTCGGACGGCTCCCTGTTGGACACCCAGATGGTGGACTTCTTGCGGTGGCGCTCGACGACGAGCTCGTAGAAGTCGTTGGTCTGGGTCGCGTCCAGGGCGCGGAGTGCGAAGTCATCGACGATGAGCAGGTCCACGGCCGCGAGGCGGCGGACCTCGGCTTCGAGGGTGTGGTCCAGGCGTGCGGCGCGTAGCCGGGTGAAGAGTTTGTCGGCGCGGGCGAACACCACGCTCATCCGGCGCCGGATCGCGGCGTGTCCGAGCGCGGTCGCCAGGTGTGTCTTGCCGGCGCCGACGGGCCCGAGGATCAGGACGCCGGTGCCGGCCTCGGTGAACCGCAGCGAGGTCAGGTCCGACCAGAGGGTGCGGTCGTAGTTGAGGTCGGGGTGTTCGTCCCAGGTCTGGATCCGCATGCTCGGGTCGAGGCCGGCCTTGGCGGCGCGCAGCATCGCGGAGCGGGACTCGCGGCGGGCGACCTCATCAGACAGCAGCAGCTGCAGGAACGCGGCGTGGCCCAGCTTCTGTTGGCGGGCCAGCGCGAGCCGTTCGGGCAGGGTGTCCTTGAGGCCGGACAGTTTCAGGGCGCGCAGGATGCTGCTCAGGTCGGTCCCGACCGGGTCGATGGGCCCGGTGCTCGGGTGGGGGCTCGGGTGGGGGCTCGGGGCGGGCTTGGTGATGGTGCTCATCGGGTGCTCTCCTTCTGAGGGTTCCTGGGGGTGGGAGCGTCCTCGCGCGCGATGGCCTCGCGGGCGCTTCCGGGGATGAGGGACAGCGCGGTGGTCCCATTCGTGGCCGCGTTGACTGGCTCGGTGGCCACGGTGGTCCCATGAATGGCGAGGGCGGTCCCTCGACTGGCCGGGGTTGTCCAGCTATTGGCAGTGCGCGTCGTTCGGCTCATGAATTCGGTTGGCTGGCGGGCGAATCGGGTCGTGGTCGCGGCGGTCGCGGTGGGCAGGGTGGGGGTGGTGTGCTCGGTGGCGCGTTCGAGCATGGAGGCGATCTTGGTGACGGAGATGACGTCGAGCTGCAGCGCTCGGTCGCAGGCTTGCTCGACCGGGTCGGGTCCGTAGCGGCGGACGAGGCCGAGGAGGCGGTACACGGCGCGCATCCGCGTCCAGGGCAGCGGGTCATCCAGGATCCGTTCGGCGTAGATGCCGATGTTCGCCCCGTGCCCGGCGCAGGTGCCGATCAGCCGGGCCAGGTCCCGTAACGCGTACGAGGCCTGGTGCTCGGGCAGGTCGGCCGGGTCGGTGGACCGCCCGCCGGGCCGCTGGCGCGGGTGGGTCTTGACCAGCGCCCCTCGCTGGTACAGCTTGACCAGCTCGCTGTCGGCGCGGACGTCGAGGTGCTGGCCGAGGTACTGCTCGGGCAGCGAGTAGAGCGACTTGGCGACCTCGACGTGGAAGTCGCGGTGCACCTTGACCCGAGCGAAGATCGGCACGTCGTAGGCGTCCGGTGCTGGCAGCAGGACGGGCGCCTCGGCCTGCAGGAACACCTCGATCGGGCGGGCCTGGATGGTGCCGTGGATCCGCATCCCGGCCCGCTGCGCGCACCAGCGGGACGCGGCCACCTGAGCATCGGCGAGGTCGGTGAAGGACTCCCCGGCCCAGAAGTTGCCGCGCACGTACTGCACCGTCCGCTCGACCCGAGGCTTGTCCTTCGGGCGGCGGACCCGCGCGGGGTCGGTGACGAACCCGGCGTGCTGGGCGTAGTCGAGCCAGCCCTGGCTCAGCCGCGGGTTGACCGCGTCCGCGTCGGTGACGACCGGCTTGAGGTTGTCCGGGACGATCACCTTGAACACGCCGCCGAAGAACGCCCAGGCCGCCTCGCAGCCGGCGATCACCGCGGCCAACGTCTGGGCGTGGGTCAGCCAGACGAACATGTGCCGCGAGTAGACCGCGGTGAAGATCAACGCGTGCACCTTCCGGCGCCGCCCGTCCTGGTCGGTCAGGTAGCCCATCTGACCGAAGTCGACCTGCAGCTCGGCGCCCGGCTCGCCGTCGTTGACGCGCACCGTGCTCTCCTTGGCGCGGTAG is a genomic window containing:
- a CDS encoding glycosyltransferase family protein, whose product is MSIAREVLADPRTAAWHLRRGGVSQVRTWARRRTIFGRPLNLDGHQALGAPEFPAWPLPDRPPRRPDLRVGVILDDFSRLAFRYEWDQVELTAAGWRAEVAAPRRIDLLFVESAWHGNGDSWQYALTGPTAPRPALVDLLEWCRAEGVPTVFWNKEDPVHYDDFLDTARLFDHVWTTDSERLPDYERDLGHDRVGVLPFAAQQSIHNPVRPSRGHQARDIAFAGMYFAHKYPERREQMDLLLGAAERVSSRMPLGLEIFSRHLGGDDRYQFPGSLGDRVVGSLSYEQTLSAYRGYKMFLNVNSVVGSPSMCARRIFEITACGTPVVSTPSAAIGGFFPGDEVVQVSEPREAEWTLRALYNSPELRDRMVHSAQRRIWAEHTYTRRVDEVLAGAGFAAHRVKRPTVSALVSTNRPHQLDHVLSTLAAQQDVDLEVAVLTHGFEGASAVRDKARSLGIEHLVTLEAPADVPLGACLNRLVAAASGDLVAKIDDDDLYGPHYLRDQLNALDYSGADVVGKQAHHMYLKAEDLTIVRFPEREHRFTDFVMGPTIVTSRAVAVVNPFPEVRRGEDTGFLRGVSDAGAQIYSTDRFGFIQIRNTHAGAHTWESGAYELLSSGRVLASGNMNGHVMR
- a CDS encoding transposase: MHSRGPTLGILPSTNTLAAFAPTRYSPRAGDTPNEARSPLVAEIGDVTRFKSAAHLTSWAGLTPKHHESDTHVRRGRITKQGSRLVWWAAIESVKRLGPLTGAGPLRERVAAKRGKNIGTVAAARRQLEHVYHALRDGHVRVLTHRGAA
- a CDS encoding ATP-binding protein — its product is MSTITKPAPSPHPSPHPSTGPIDPVGTDLSSILRALKLSGLKDTLPERLALARQQKLGHAAFLQLLLSDEVARRESRSAMLRAAKAGLDPSMRIQTWDEHPDLNYDRTLWSDLTSLRFTEAGTGVLILGPVGAGKTHLATALGHAAIRRRMSVVFARADKLFTRLRAARLDHTLEAEVRRLAAVDLLIVDDFALRALDATQTNDFYELVVERHRKKSTIWVSNREPSEWLAMTTDALLAQSAIDRLTSGAHHLIIEGPSHRQRQRVILDETSEAQHAH
- the istA gene encoding IS21 family transposase; the encoded protein is MSEVREVLRGWLDGAGLRTVAERAGVDRKTARRYVQAAQEAGLDRAAGWDALDDGLVGQVVVAVRPVRPNGHGRAWEALLAHEEQIRAWVAGDGKDAKPLSIVKIEELLARQGTVVPYRTLHRFATERCGYRAKESTVRVNDGEPGAELQVDFGQMGYLTDQDGRRRKVHALIFTAVYSRHMFVWLTHAQTLAAVIAGCEAAWAFFGGVFKVIVPDNLKPVVTDADAVNPRLSQGWLDYAQHAGFVTDPARVRRPKDKPRVERTVQYVRGNFWAGESFTDLADAQVAASRWCAQRAGMRIHGTIQARPIEVFLQAEAPVLLPAPDAYDVPIFARVKVHRDFHVEVAKSLYSLPEQYLGQHLDVRADSELVKLYQRGALVKTHPRQRPGGRSTDPADLPEHQASYALRDLARLIGTCAGHGANIGIYAERILDDPLPWTRMRAVYRLLGLVRRYGPDPVEQACDRALQLDVISVTKIASMLERATEHTTPTLPTATAATTTRFARQPTEFMSRTTRTANSWTTPASRGTALAIHGTTVATEPVNAATNGTTALSLIPGSAREAIAREDAPTPRNPQKESTR